One Citrus sinensis cultivar Valencia sweet orange chromosome 5, DVS_A1.0, whole genome shotgun sequence genomic window, GAAGTTATATTCTGCAAAAGTCTATGGACTATTTTCCCTCATAATATGTTTGCAAGATTCTTGAAACTTCAATCACTAATTGTTGGTGCTTGTGGTTCACTAGAAGAGATATTTAATCTCCAGGAGTTAAATTCTGAAGAAACACATTCTGGAGCAGTATCTCGATTGAGAGAATTGCATGTTTTTTGTCTACCAAAATTGACGAAGATATGGAATAAGGATCCTCGAGGAAAGCTCATCTTCCCAAATCTAGTCCTCGTGAGAATATTTGAATGTCAGAGGTTGAAAAGTATATTTCCAACCTCCGTTGCCAAGAGCCTTCTGCAGCTTGAAACGCTTTCTATCAAGGATTGTGGATCAGTGGAGGAGATTGTTGCAAATGACGTAAGGGGTAATGACGCAGCCACTAAGTTTATATTTCCAAGTTTAACATTCCTCAAACTACGGGATTTGCCATATCTGACAACTTTCTACTCTGGAATGCACACATTGGAATGTCCTGAGTTGAGAAAACTAGAAGTTAGCGACGTAGAGGTGTTTACTTCAGAATATATTCAGGAGGGCCAACTTGATTTTCCAGCTCAAGAACCCCTCTTTTGGTTCGAAAAGGTAcgaattatgattttatttgctATGCTGAAATGAtcgatttatttttcaaagtttagtCATGTTAGTTAGTTTGTGACCTGACcgtatttttctctcttctttttttcatttactttatatttttgtcaCCTCAACTCCAAACTAGCTTTGTCTGATTGGTCAACAGGTTTTCCCCAACTTGGAGGAGTTGACATTAAGCAAATATATCTTCACCACATGGCGGCAGGCCCAGTTTCACAAGCTTAaaattcttcatttcatttctgATGGGTCAGATTTTTTCCAAGTTGGTCTGCTTCAGAATATTCACAATCTAGAAAAGCTTGTACTGAGTACTTgtcaatacaaaaaaaatattttcatgtgAAGAGGTTGAGGAACATGCCGAGGGGATCGCACAGATAAAAAGCTTAAAGCTAAATAAACTTTGGTTTATTAAGGAGCACTTATGGAATCCAGATTCCAAGTTGGActcatttcttcaaaatcttgAATTTCTAGAGGTAAAAGAGTGCGCGCTTAGCTTGATAAGTCTTGTACCATCCTCAGCATCTTTCTGAAATCTCACAGTTTTGAAGGTATGCGACTGTTGGCAACTAATAAGCTTAGTAACACCCCAAACAGCCAAAACTCGTGCAACTTAGAGAATTGAGAGTATCCGAATGACATAGGCTGGAAGAAATAGCTGCAAATGACTTAGagaattgaaattgttttcagCAAATTGAAGTGGTTGTTTCTTGAAAGTTCGGGAAGTATCACAAGCTTCTGCTCTGGCAATTACGCCATCAGTTTCCCATCCTTGGAAGTTTTAATCGTGGAGAATTGCCCCAAGTTGAATACTTTCTCTGCGGGAGTTTTGAAGACACCAAGGTTACGAGCAGTTCAAAATTGGAAACTAGATGAAGACTTTTGGGCAGGTGACGTCAATACAACACTTCAACACTTGAATGAAAAAATGGTACGCCACCGATTCATTAATCTGTCTCACTAACTTGATAGCTAGTGAACATATTTAGTCTGCTACTGATAAGAGTTATGTGTAAAACTGTAGGCTAAACGTCGCATGACAGAGGTTGAATACGAGTCTGAGACGTCGATGTCAGAGGAAAATGAGgcggaggaggaggaggaaaaTGTAGGGGGcgacccatcggtttgtttaagatttattttatttaattttcatattaatgatgttcttttttaatgtaattattgTTGAAAATAGCAGCCATGATCTTAGCCAGTCAACCACTGACTTTAATGACACAGTGGCATGCCACCTGAGCTACATACATTTACAGTCAGCTGATGAAAGAAATGAGATGAATTCAATGAGGTGGCAAAACAGTTACACAGAGTAATATCAGCACATGGGATGAATGGATGAAGATTCTAAAAGCACTATATTATTGGCCAATGATTTAgtgattgtttttgttttatctgaATTTGTTATCTTTTAGCTAGCtgtcattttgttttcttatgtaTATATAGACGTTGGCCTGTAAACATTGAAATCAATTCAAGCTTTATTTTCGAATACAAAAGCTCTCTAGTTTATTTTGCTCTGCATGCTAAGAAAAAGCAATTCTTAAGGAATTTtaagttggtatcagagccatcttTAAAGCTATGGCAAGCAGTAGCAGCACACAAGCAAATGTGAATCAAAATGATCAGATGGGCAACttgaatcaaaatgaaaatcaaaacacTGAACGAAGTTCAAGTCACAACACACCCTCACCCACTCAACACATCACTAGCAGCACATATGTATTCACAACCCCCATTAAGCTcaatcaaaacaatttcatgcTCTGGAGATCACAAGTGATTTCTAGCATTAGAGCAAACGAGCTTGAGGGGTTCATAGATGGCAATCATATCTGCCCTCCTAGAGTCTTCATAAACCTTGGACAAGACCAAACAATAGTTACCACACCCAACCCAGAATACCAAGTCTGGAAGAAACAAGACCACATTCTTCTAAGTTGGTTGTTATCTTCACTAACTGAGGAAGTCTTAGGCACTGTGGTGGATTGTTCCACCTCCCTTGAGGTGTGGACAACTCTTTCCAATCAGTTTGGTGCAAGAACTAGAGCTAGAATCTTACACCTCTGAACACAAATCCAGACCACCAAAAAGGGTTCATTAACTATTCATGAGTATTACTCTAGAATGAAGTCCATATTGAATGCTCTTAGGGCTGCAGGTAGTAACATGAGTGATGATGACTTTATCATGTGTGTATTTGCTAGTTTGGGATCAGAATATGACTCAGTTGTAGCCAGCATAAACTCAATGCAAGAAAGTCCCTCACATTCTGAAGTCTATGGCATGCTTTTCAGCCAAGAAAACAGAACTGAACATAACTTAAGCTCAGGGACTATAGAGGCAAACTATGCACAAGCAAGAaatggaagaagaaattggAACAACCATAACAGGGCTGGAAATCAACACCAGCCTGGAATAGTTTTTAGAACCCTTGGAAATGGATCTGGTCAGGGAAATCAGAACTCTCAGGACAAAGGGAAAGGTAAAGCTGTAAGTGATGAGGATGGTTCAAATCCAAAGGGACCTTGTCAAATTTGCTGGAAAATGGGACACACAGCTGTTGATTGCTGGcacaaattcaaaaagaatTATGTGCCACAACCAAGCCAAATGAGATAACCAAGAGGTGCATATGTGGCTGCAACTGATGGCCAAAGCAGTGGAGCCTGGTACCTGGACAGTGGTGCCACAAACCATGTGACAAATGCTCTTGGTAACATAAACATCAACTCTGAGTATCAAggtaatgaaaaattaactgTTGGAAATGGTGAAAAACTCATGATCTCTCATGTTGGTAATTCTATGCTTTCCACTTCAAATCCACATAAACACATTGCCTTGAATGACATATTATTTGTGCCAAACATCACTAAAAATCTCATTAGCATTTCCAGATTATTGCATGACAATGATATTGacattgaatttcaaaaatctgTGTGTTTTATCAAGGACAAGAGACAAGGGAAAATTCTAGTGAAAGGAGTGGCTAGAGAAGGGCTTTATGAGTTGCTGTGCTTGCCTACTCACCTGAGTGGGAACAAAACTCCTTATGCTGCTGTTTTGTCTTCATCTTTTATGCCTAAGTCAATAAGTTGCATCAGCAATCCAGTGTCTATGTTGTCATTTAATCCTAGTAGTGTCAAGTTAGTTAATGTTTGTGTTGAGTCTTCTGAAACTGATAAATCAATCAATGATGTTTTGAAAGATATTGATCTCTGGCATCTCAGACTAGGGCATCCAAATGAGTTTGCTCTGAAAAGCACTTTGTTGTCTTGCAATCAGttcaaattaaacaagaatTCTGTTCCTTCATTTTGTTGTGCATGTCAGTATGGAAAACTATCTAagcaaaatttcaaaagcacAGAAACTAAAACCAGCAAAGCCTTAGAGCTGATTCATGCTGATTTATGGAGAGTAGCACCAATTCCCTCAAGTCATGGACACAAATATTACATATCTTTTGTGGATGACATGACAAGATACACCTGGCTGTTTCCTTTGATAACAAAATCCCAAGCTCTTAACACATTCATCACCTTCAAAAGCCAAATTGAAAACCAAttgaatatgaaaattaaagcaCTACAGACAGACATGGGAGGAGAGTTTAAACCATTCAAACCATTTCTTGACAAAGAGGGCATTATATTGAGACAATCATGTCCTTATTTACATGAACAAAATGGGAAGGTTGAGAGAAAGCACAGACATGTGGTAGAAACTGGACTTACATTGCTAGCACAAGCTAAAATGCCATTAAAATTATGGCAAGAAGCCTTCAATTACGCCATCTACATTATCAACAGATTAGCCTCACTTGTTATTGGGAATAAAACCCCCTTTGAAATGATTTACCATCACAAACCAAATTACTCACAAATCAAAGTGTTTGGATGTAAATGCTATCCATTTTTGAGACCATATAACAAGCACAAGTTTGATTTCCATACTGCCAAATGCACACTGCTAAGAATAAGCATAACTCACAAAGGATATGTTTGCATGCATCACTCAGGTAGAATATATGTCTCTGCAAGTGTCAGGTTCAATGAAAGCTCATTCCCTTTTTCTAATGAAAGCTCATTCCCTTTTTCTAATGGCCCCAAGTTCAGCAGGCAAGAGTCCACAAGTCAGAAtgatttctttaatcttttagaaaaatttcagGTTGTGTCATTCTTCCTTGATACTCCTCAAAACACTTAGTCAGCAGCTGATCAAAGCCACTCTCTTGAAGCTCCTAAAGATACAGAACAATCCCAGAACCTTGACCAAGGTAAGACACAAGAGAATTTGAGCACTAACATGATATCAAATAATCAGTTATCCTTACCTTACTCAAATCACCAGCCTCAAGCAAATGACCAACCTTCATCCCCTATAACAGCACCCAACACAAAAGAAGTTGTACCATCACATCCTATGGTAACAAGATCTAAGGTAGGGATCTTTAAACCAAAGCTGTACTAAATCACTACTCAACCACACACAGCATTACCCTCAAACACCTCAGAAGCTTTAAAAGAACCAAGTTGGAAAAGGGAAATGGAAGATGAGTACAATGCcttgataaaaaatgaaacatggACCTTGGTACCAAATGACTCAAGCTACAAGCTGATTGGAAATAAATGGGTGTACAGAGTCAAAGAGAATCCAGATGgaaccataaataaatataaggcCAGATTAGTGGTGAAGGGGTTCTTGCAAATTCCAGGCATCGATTTCACAGAGACCTTCAGCCCAGTTGTTAAGGCTGCAACAATCAGAATCATCCTTACTTTGGCAGTAAACAATGACTGGTTGCTGAGGCAGGTAGATATAAACAATGCTTTTTTGAATGGTGAGCTGACAAAGATGGTTTACATGCCACAGCCTGAAGGTTTTATGAACAAAAGCAAGCCCAATCACATATGCAGATTAAAGAAAGCATTGTATGGTTTGAGACAAGCCCCCAGGGCATGGTTTGACAAACTAAAAGGTGCCTTGAACTCTTGGGGATTTGAAAACTCTAAGTGTGATACCTCATTATTCTACAGAAGAACTAAATCTGAGATAGttatattacttatttatgTTGACGACATTATTATTACTGGTGATAACAATGGAAGTATTGAAGAGCTGGTTAGCAACTTAAATAGGACCTTTGCCTTAAAGGATCTGGGAGAgctaaacttttttttctggGGATTCAGGtaaacagaaaacaaaatgcCATTTTGCTGTCTCAAACCAAGTATATTTAAGATTTGCTTGCCAAAACAGAAATGAGTGACTGTAAAGGAATTGAATCACCTTTCAGTACCACAGAAAAGCTGAAAAAGAATGAAGGAGAAAAGTTTCATGATCCCACACTGTATCGAAGTGTTATAGGCAGCCTGCAGTATGCAACATCACAAGGCCTGAGCTTGCTTACTCAGTGAACAAGCTCAGCCAATACATGTCTGATCCTAGGCAACCTCACTGGATAGCATGCAAAAGAGTATTGAGGTATCTCAAAAACACCATGAACATGTGTCTGAAATTCAAGAAGTCAAAGTACTTTGATCTAGTGGCTTACACAGATGCAGACTGGGCAAACGATTTGGATGACAGGAGGTCTATCAATGCCTATTGTGTATTTCTGGGTGGAAATCTCATTGCTTGGAGTTCAAGAAAGCAAGGCTTGGTTGCTAGATCTACGGCTGAATCAGAATACAGAGCAATGGCCCTTTGTGCTACGGAAATCACATGGATCAGCTCCTTACTAAGTGAGCTGAAATTAGAGATGCAAAGAACACCAACAATCTTGAGTGATAGCACAAGTGCAGCTGCAATAGCCACCAACCCagtttttcattcaaaaactAAGCACTTTGAGATAGACCTACATTTTATCAGGGATAAGGTAGCTAAAGGTGAAATGGAAATTAGCTTTGTTGCAGGCAGAGATCAAATAGCTGATGTTCTAACTAAGCCGTTACCTTATTACAAATTTAGCTGCTTCAGAAGCAAACTCAAGGTGTTTGACAAAACCTTGTGTTTGAGAGAGGGTGTTGAAAATAGCAGCCATGGTAGCCATGATCTTAGCCAGTCAACCACTGACTTTAATGACACAGTGGCATGCCACATGAGCTACACACATTTACAGTTAGCTGATGAAAGAAATGAGATGAATTCAATGAGGTGGCAAAACAGTTACACAGAGGAATATCCGCACATGGGATGAATGGATGAAGATTCTAGAAGCACTATATTATTGGCCAATGATTTagtgattatttttgttttatctgaATTTGTTATCTTTTAGCTAGCtgtcattttgttttcttatgtaTATATAGACGTTGGCCTGTAAACATTGAAATCAATTCAAGCTTTATTTTCGAATACAAAAGCTCTCTGGTTTATTTTGCTCTGCTTGCTAAGAAAAAGCAATTCTTAAGGAATTTTAAGTATTAtgaattgatatttaaaaCTCTATGCTTACCTTATTGGTGTAATGGTAAATTAATCAGGCTGAACGTCCCATGACGTTATCGCATAATGATGAGGATGAAGATGAGGAGTATGGTGAAGATGATGATATCCATTCATGTTGAAATCACTCACCATGAGAAGGATGATAAACCAGTGACATTGCTGGAATGACTTCAACGTTTATGTTTTGTGTTCCCTGTTAAGAATATTAGAGGTACTTTGTTGGGCAAGAATTGTACAAGTTGATTCTAACTAAAACCTACCAAATGGCTTGTTTTAACACGGAAGATTGTAATAGCAGTTCAAAACAATTGAAAGTTATTGCTTCAATCACCTCACCTGCCTTGTTTCTCTAAATGAACCTGCTTAATTAGCTCCAATATATATTGCATGAATTTGACTTGTTCCCTGTTGTGGAGACTACCATATAATCAAGTACACGTAGCATTTTTAAAAGCCTTTCCTTGACTTAAAGCTGTAGAAACCTGTCCAAGTATGACACGTCAGCGTCATTTACAGGGAGGCAGCGAAGCCAGCCGCAACAGCCCACCGGGCAAGTATGGAGTGCAGGAGTTGTAAATGTTAACCGGCTTTGCATTTTTGAaactatattttgaaactattaaattttctcCCCCTCTaaggcaattaaaaaaatgcatgtGGGTCACTTTCTGATAATCGAAAATGTCACATTCTATGCTACCACTTAATAGTAATCACTTGAGTGATCTAATTAACGGATTTATGCcgcattaatttataaaaataaatatatataaaaatctgTAGCTCTATTGTTactttgattaaatattttaacttttaattatttagagataataataataataataataaagactTAGAGCGTTAGCCCTAGGTCTGCAagtctttctttatattatttgcaaGTTGTTAGATTGTTATCAATTCTTTTCTATGTTTTGTCTCTTTGGTTGAACGGCATGTAGTTTATAGTTATTGATTCTGATTTCaaacatataaattatgaagacaaatacaaatatttcaTCATTATCACCTAATCTCCAATTGTTTTACTCTTTCACTCCTTATGTAATTCGGGCTCTAAAACTGGTACACGTTGACTCTcagatttttaatttctcattcataACCCCCAAGAACTTTATACGATTAGATTCTCTAATTGCTCAAGTCTTTCTTAATTACATCTGACTGTGAATACATATAAAAAGAGTTGTTGGCTTGCTGCTTTCAacgttttatttattttagttggaTTGTTTGATTTCGGCCGGTGGCTAGTGTTGTTGAATAGAAAATTCAATATATGAAAACCATTCAATTCATttccaaacaaattaaaactcaattaatatattctaatatattttttttagaatggCCTATTCAGATGAGTAAAATGTACACaacgaaataaaataattaaaaataaaattattaagaatgaAATATAGTGGTGAATacaatataacaaaaaaggATCTTGGGTGTTCCTAGAAGCGTTACGCTCAATTCGGATAAATCCCATTTACAtaaattattgtgaaatgagTTGAAGTCTTGGCTCATCAAGTGGTAAAAGTATCGCTTCTTAGAGCCAAAGTACTCAGTTTGAGCCTCAGTAAAGGGGATGGAACCGAAATCCAGCAATCCTTGgggaaaagtaaaaaaatgagaaagaataaaatgatatcGGTCAGAAAAAGGCAAAGGATAATGAAACGAATAGTGCAGCAATTAGTAGATAATGAAGGAAGCCTCAAACACTCCGTTTTGAAtttacaacaatattcttCACTAGCTGGCTTTATTGTTACATAAGGTCATGAAATAATCAAGATTAAAATCAGTATCTATTACTGAAagctctatcttttattttcatttctctctgAAATACTGGAATGCATATTCGAAAAGGTCTGCTGGTGGTTCGTTGGTACCTGGTACGCTGATTTGTTAAACTAGAAATGTTCTCTTCTGAATTTCTTACCAAATGAAAAACACGAAATTCTTTACttccaattttttaaattcataaattcattaatcGTGCTTCGTCATCCTCTGGCCTTTCCACTTGTTTAATCTGTAATCCATAATTTAGAACAAGAGTACTATTTGTTGATTATAATAAGTTACGTCTTATTACAACAATCGTTTTAACAACAATTTGCTAGAATCTTTGGgaatatttaatggaaaaaatgttattttcataaaattgtaaaaaaaaacaaaaagataatattaataaagtgattaagtttgtcttttattaaaatgtttctttcttttcttttgtgtgcaaataatatatgttattttccataaaattgaaaaaataaataaaacaaaaagataatattaataaagttattaagtttgtcttttattaaaatgtttctttcttttcttttgtgtgcaaataatatatctcatatttaatttttgcacATAAGGTCTTAAGCAGCCAGTTAACAGGAGGCTTGAAAATAAGGTGAATTAATGCTTTGCTCTATTAAAAGTATTAAAGCAAATTTTGTCACATCAGTGAAAGCACTGAAAGGAGAGATTTTAGAGTATATTAGAGGTACAATACCCCTCAATgcatatatgatatatatagaaatgtttcaatttgaaattttaaaatgcggAAAAGTCTGAGAAACGCATAAACCATATGGTTTAAGCGCTTTAAGCTTTAAGCCTTTAAAACCTTACGGTTTTAAAGCTTTCTCAGACCTTTCATACACTTTAAGATCTCGGACTAGAAAACTACTAATGATATatatacatcaattaaatataactacTTATTACAcgatattttttgaaaataaatgcacacaTATCATACATACGTTTGATGTACTCTAAAATGATTTGTGCTCTCAGTAAATTTTCGACGCTGTTTagtattaatcaaattctctcttgagaaattttagaatacatcaGATGTATTATGTCACCACtacaacaaacaaataatgTTATGATATATGCgtctttattttgaaaaactaccATACAAATGATGATTGGATTAAATTCGATTACACATGTCataaatacattaattaattaatttattagctgtgatgtattttaaaattcctcCTCTCTCTTGCCATCTACTCTTCGCATTCATTATCTTATTTTCACCATTCTTCTAGTCAATACTTATGTTATTTTGATTAGTTCCCTCCTCCTGCATTATCTAAAACTAGCCGTCCTTCTTCTATAAGCTCTTTGCATTTGTGCTTCgagataatattaataaaattgcaaaaaaaagaagataatattaataaagtgattaagtttgtcttttattaaaatgattcttttcttttctttttttgtgcaaataatatatctcatatttaatttttgcacATAAGGTCTTAAGCAGTTAGTTAACAGGATGCTTGAAAATAAGTCGAATTAATGGTTTGCTCTATTAAAAGCATTAAAGCAAATTTTGTCACATTAGTGAAAGGAGAGATTTTCGAGTATATTAGAGGTACTACACCCATCTATGCATATATGatatgtataaaaatattttaatttggaattttaaagtgcgggaaacACATAAACCGTCCGGTTTAAGtactttaagttttaaatttttaaaacctCACAGTTTTAACCCTAACTTTTCCTCGGACTAGAAAACTACTAATGATATATATACgtcaattaaatataactacTTATTGCAcgatattttttgaaaataaatgcacacaTATCATACAtacattaattatatgtagtACATTTGATGTACTCTAAAATGATTTGTGCTCTCAGTAATTTTTCAACGCTGTTTagtattaatcaaattctctcttgagaaattttaaaatatatcagaGGTATTATATCACCACtacaacaaacaaataatattatgatatgtgtgtctttattttgaaaaaccaCCATACAAATgatgattgaattaaatttgattacaCATGTCatatatacattaattaattaatgtattagctgtgatgtattttaaaattcctcttttttttaCCATCTACTCTTTGCATTCATTAGCTTATTTTCACCATTATTCTAGTCAATACTTATGTTATTTTGATTAGTTCCCTCCTCCTGCATTATCTAAAGCTAGCCGTCCTTCTTCTATCAGCTCTTTGCATTTGTGCCTCGACTAGAAACCCTTCCTTGTTTCCATCTTCTCATTTGAAAAAGTCTTTCCCGTTGCTtcttgttgtttgtttttgtagCCTGTCCTATCGTTCTTGTATGTCTATAGCtgtttttactttgttttgcctttctttttttttggttttgaccacgaggtatcctggggagggccccaactgtgggaggcacctttaagcccgtactacaacccagactagaagtccccgctcgaacAGAGAGGCAtaggttctcccaacaaaggcaACTTCTCTGCaactcgaactggggagcaaactCATGTTTTGCCTTTCTTTCACTTCGTTGCTTCCGCACCAGTTTCCTTTTTCTATCGAAGCTGTCCctttttttgttgttctttttttttttttttttttaaatctctctTCTGGTTCGCTCcgtatttatttacaattgaGAACTGTTGGATGTGAACCTAAAATCTGCTCAAGGATAACAGTCGGACGTGTCAATTTTGTGTGCATAGAAATGCTGACATGTCGCTGAATATGTCAAATATGCATGAACGACATAGTTCTAATTGTCATCCATTTCGGCCACTGAGGCATGTGACTAATCAGGTGCAACACTTAAACCATTAGCCTAAACGGCACCTAGCTACCGTCGTTTTGACAGCTAAAGCATATATACATGGACACGTGGAGATTAGCTGTTTAATTGGTTCAGTCTGTTAGCTTGAGTGGAAAAATTCTGGGCTCTTAACAAACTCAGAATTATAAAGCTTGCTTGAGGGTTTTCTTCTGTGATTTTTCTCTTGATGTTCAAGGGGGTATAAAGAAGGGGTTCATGAAATAATTCTCTGGTTGTATCCTGAGCTTTTAAAGAGTTAGTGAAATCTTGCTTCATTGTTTCACAGTGGATGTAGGCTTAGAAAGCTGAACAACTTAATTTCCTTTTGTGTGTTTTACATTTCCAATTTGCTTACGCTTCTGTGATTAGTAAATTCTTTGTTGAGTCTGATTGTTTTTGGACTGGATTACAATCTCTAGTTTCGTTTGATTAGGGATTTGAGGATTAATTGCTTCAAGATTGAGTCTAGGAGGTTAAAGATCAGTCATTTGCTGGTTTTAAATTAACaagaactttgaaaaagaaaaaaaaaagattaaagatgGTGGAAATCATTGTTAATCTTGTTTTAGAAGTTGTAAAATGCTTGGCTTCTCGAACAGAACGCAGACTTGGTTATCTCAAGGCAGAAATCGAGAAGCTCAAGGATGAAAGTAGGAGCGTTTAGCGCAGAGTTTCTGAGgctgaaagaaaatgagaaaagatTGACGAGAAGGGTAAGAAATGGCAGGTTAGTACGAACAAGAACATCAATGAGGCAGCGAAATTCTTTTCAGATGAAAGGCAACAAATAGGCGCTGTTTCAAGGGCTTGTGTCCTAATTTGAAGACCTGCTATCAACTTAGCTATAAAGCAGTTACAATGGAGAAGGCCATTGTTGAACTTCAAGAAGAAGCTAGGAGATACGATAGAATTTCCTACTGTACAATTCCATAGGAGATATGGCTTAAGTCTCACCAACGATATGAGGCCTTCAAATCAAGGCTTCCTACTATAAAGGCCATACAAAAAGTATTGATTGATCCTAATTCAGCATCATCTGGGTGTACGGGATGTGTGGCATTGGGAAGACAACATTAGTGAAAGAGGTTGCTCGGCTAGCGAGACAAGACAATCTCTTTGATCATGTGATATTTTCTGAAGTTTCACAGACTCCTAACATAAAAAAGATTCAAGGGTAAATTGCAGAGAACTAGGTTTGGTCTTGCATGAACAAGCTGAATCTAGAAGAGCAAATAGGCTTTATGAATGATTGAAGGATGAGAAGAAGATCCTTATAGTGTTGGATAATGTGTGGAAACATGTTTATTTGGACACTGTTGGAATTCCTTTCAGAGATGATCACAAGGATGTAAATTATTGTTGACTGTGAGAGATCGTAGTTTACTACTCTTTAAGTATGGGCTCAAAGGATGACTTCTTAAGTGGCGTTTTgaatgaagaagaagcttgGAGATTGTTTAAAGTAGTTAATGTATCGCAAGGAACAAGgcagaaaatttataataataaaaagaaaaatatttgaaagtaaagaaattaagaaagattttatttgaattatattgtTATTCATTACAATACTCTTTTATATAGAGTTGAAAAAcataacagaaaaataaaatatcttcgTAATATCAAGCCATATCTAACCAAATATCCTAAGGACTTGGTCTATTGACCAATTATTTAGCAAATCGATTATTGAAGCAATTAAGACACGTTTCCAACACTCCTCCTTGTCTTAGTAGTTGCAGAGGcctaatttgtttattaacaTTTCAAATCTAGCTTTATGTAGAGCCTTGGTTAAGATATCTGCAACTTATTCCTCAGTCTTGCAATAAAGCAGTTTAATTTCGCCACCCTTT contains:
- the LOC127902779 gene encoding uncharacterized protein LOC127902779 — protein: MEVIFCKSLWTIFPHNMFARFLKLQSLIVGACGSLEEIFNLQELNSEETHSGAVSRLRELHVFCLPKLTKIWNKDPRGKLIFPNLVLVRIFECQRLKSIFPTSVAKSLLQLETLSIKDCGSVEEIVANDVRGNDAATKFIFPSLTFLKLRDLPYLTTFYSGMHTLECPELRKLEVSDVEVFTSEYIQEGQLDFPAQEPLFWFEKVFPNLEELTLSKYIFTTWRQAQFHKLKILHFISDGSDFFQVGLLQNIHNLEKLVLSTCQYKKNIFM